One genomic segment of Coffea arabica cultivar ET-39 chromosome 6e, Coffea Arabica ET-39 HiFi, whole genome shotgun sequence includes these proteins:
- the LOC113692356 gene encoding probable pectinesterase 53 has product MPTSKLLVHSIIFILLSYGSNTVVCHTKGIRPKRTASGKLFAVNMTQVQYSEQQFMKWVNFVGSLNHSVFKTAKNKLFPSYTLTVDKNPNYGDFTTIQQAIDSLPTVNLVRVLIKVHAGVYTEKVTIPQLKSYITIQGAGADKTIVQWGDTAQTPGAKGQPLGTFASATFAVNSPYFIAKNITFKNTTPVPPPGAIGKQAVAFRISADTAVFVGCRFLGAQDTLYDHVGRHYYKDCYIEGSVDFIFGNGLSLFEGCHVHAIAQLTGAVTAQGRSSLLEDTGFSFVNCKVTGSGALYLGRAWGPFSRVIFAYTYMDNIIIPKGWHNWGDPSREMTVFYGQYKCSGAGASFAGRVSWSRELTDEEAKPFISLAFIDGSEWIKI; this is encoded by the exons ATGCCCACTTCTAAACTTCTTGTACATTCTATCATTTTCATTCTTCTGAGCTATGGAAGCAATACAGTAGTATGCCACACCAAAGGCATTAGGCCAAAAAGAACAGCTTCAGGGAAGCTATTTGCAGTGAATATGACCCAAGTCCAATACTCTGAACAACAATTCATGAAGTGGGTAAACTTTGTTGGCAGCCTCAATCACTCTGTGTTCAAGACCGCCAAGAATAAGCTCTTCCCTTCTTACACTCTTACGGTCGACAAAAATCCAAACTACGGTGACTTTACTACAATTCAGCAGGCTATTGATTCTCTCCCTACTGTTAATCTAGTTAGAGTGTTGATCAAGGTTCATGCGGGTGTTTACAC GGAAAAGGTTACAATACCTCAGCTGAAGTCATACATAACCATACAGGGAGCGGGAGCAGATAAAACTATAGTTCAATGGGGAGATACAGCACAAACACCCGGAGCAAAAGGCCAGCCTCTTGGCACATTTGCTTCTGCAACATTTGCTGTGAATTCTCCATATTTCATAGCCAAGAACATCACATTCAAG AATACAACTCCAGTACCACCCCCAGGAGCCATTGGAAAGCAAGCTGTTGCATTTAGGATATCGGCAGATACAGCAGTTTTTGTGGGTTGCAGATTCTTGGGTGCACAGGATACGCTGTATGACCACGTAGGCAGGCATTATTACAAAGATTGTTACATCGAAGGCTCTGTGGATTTCATCTTTGGTAACGGGCTCTCTTTGTTTGAG GGTTGTCACGTGCATGCAATAGCACAGTTAACGGGGGCAGTCACAGCACAAGGGAGAAGCAGCCTGTTGGAGGACACAGGGTTCTCCTTTGTAAACTGTAAGGTCACGGGTTCAGGAGCCCTGTACCTAGGACGGGCATGGGGACCCTTTTCCAGGGTAATCTTCGCTTACACATATATGGACAACATTATCATTCCAAAAGGCTGGCATAACTGGGGTGACCCTAGTCGAGAAAT GACGGTGTTTTATGGACAATACAAGTGCAGCGGAGCAGGGGCAAGTTTTGCAGGAAGAGTTTCATGGTCCAGAGAACTTACAGATGAGGAAGCAAAGCCTTTTATTTCGCTTGCCTTCATCGATGGTTCTGAATGGATCAAAATATGA